From Carettochelys insculpta isolate YL-2023 chromosome 8, ASM3395843v1, whole genome shotgun sequence, a single genomic window includes:
- the STK17B gene encoding serine/threonine-protein kinase 17B, translating to MSRKKSESKNLLGLLSTSLQTQIKMDNFYNFYMLEPKELGRGRCAVVRKCIAKSTGQEYAAKFLKKRRRGQDCKAEILHEIAVLELTKSSPRIVNLHEVYETANEIILVLEYAAGGEIFNLCVPDLDERIEEKDIIRLIRQILEGLCCLHENNIVHLDLKPQNILLSSFNPLGDVKIVDFGMSRKIEKTSELRQIIGTTEYLAPEILNYEPITTAADIWNIGVISYMLLIQESPFVGADNQETFLNISQINVDYSEETFASISYLARDFIQKLLVKNPEERPTAEACLSHSWLKQGEFILLRCPEEFSCPSPVQEHTIKCSEERSTKSICNGTCGDRVDKENIPEDSSTVSKRFRFDDSFQHPQDFTTDIVC from the exons ATGTCCAGGAAGAAGTCAGAGAGCAAAAACCTCTTGGGCTTGTTGTCCACATCTCTTCAGACACAAATCAAGATGGataatttttataatttttacaTGCTTGAACCTAAAGAGCTAGGAAG GGGAAGATGTGCTGTGGTTAGAAAATGTATAGCTAAATCCACTGGGCAAGAATACGCAGCTAAATTTCTAAAGAAGCGGAGAAGAGGACAGGACTGCAAAGCAGAAATTTTACATGAAATTGCTGTGCTTGAATTAACAAAGTCTAGTCCTCGCATAGTTAATCTCCATGAAGTATATGAAACTGCAAATGAAATCATTTTGGTATTGGAATA tGCTGCTGGAGGTGAAATCTTTAACTTGTGTGTCCCTGACTTAGATGAGAGGATTGAAGAAAAAGATATTATCAGACTTATTCGACAAATACTTGAAGGACTCTGCTGTCTGCATGAGAACAATATTGTGCATCTTGATTTAAAG CCTCAGAACATCTTGCTGAGCAGTTTCAATCCTCTTGGTGATGTAAAAATTGTAGATTTTGGAATGTCTCGGAAGATTGAGAAGACTAGTGAACTGCGGCAAATCATAGGAACTACAGAATATCTAG ctccagaAATTTTAAACTATGAGCCTATTACTACAGCTGCAGATATATG GAACATTGGTGTGATTTCATATATGCTACTAATTCAAGAATCTCCATTTGTTGGGGCAGATAATCAAGAAACTTTTCTCAATATCTCTCAAATCAATGTGGATTATTCAGAAGAAACTTTTGCATCAATTTCGTATCTGGCCAGAGACTTCATTCAAAAACTTCTTGTCAAAAACCCAGA GGAAAGACCAACAGCAGAGGCCTGTCTCTCTCATTCTTGGTTGAAACAGGGGGAATTCATACTTCTGCGTTGTCCTGAAGAATTTTCCTGTCCGTCTCCAGTGCAGGAACACACAATAAAGTGTTCAGAGGAAAGGAGTACCAAATCAATTTGTAATGGTACCTGTGGTGACCGAGTAGATAAAGAGAACATTCCAGAAGACAGTAGTACAGTCTCTAAACGTTTTCGATTTGATGATTCCTTTCAACATCCTCAAGACTTTACAACAGATATAGTATGTTAA